From a region of the Vidua macroura isolate BioBank_ID:100142 chromosome 25, ASM2450914v1, whole genome shotgun sequence genome:
- the RCC1 gene encoding regulator of chromosome condensation produces the protein MPGKRRVKILVPEEESTEMKKVKDSKMPGKRRLKILVPEEESTERKKVKVSHPSHRSQPGLVLTVGQGNVGQLGLGEDIMERKKPALVTLPEMVVQVEAGGMHTVCLSQTGKIYTFGCNDEGALGRDTSAEGSETSPGLVELQEKVVQVSAGDSHTAALTEDGRVFVWGSFRDNNGVIGLLEPMKTSSVPLLLELEAPVVKIVSGNDHLVMLTVDGNLFTCGCGEQGQLGRVPALFASRGGRRGLQRMLVPQLVPVRGKGRRSNMRFQDAFCGAYFTFAVTHEGHIYGFGLSNYHQLGTQDTEPCFSPQNLTCFKNSTKSWVGFSGGQHHTVCVDSEGKAYSLGRAEYGRLGLGTGAEEKSTPTVIPELPRIISVACGASVGYAVSSDGRAFAWGMGTNYQLGTGEEDDVWSPVEMTGKQLENRRVLAVSSGGQHTVLLVSDKEQS, from the exons ATGCCAGGAAAACGCAGAGTGAAGATCCTGGTGCCAGAAGAAGAGTCTACTGAGATGAAAAAGGTTAAAG ATTCCAAGATGCCAGGAAAACGCAGATTGAAGATCCTGGTGCCAGAAGAAGAGTCTACTGAGAGGAAAAAGGTTAAAG TCAGCCACCCATCACATCGttcacagcctgggctggtgctgACAGTGGGCCAGGGTAATGTCGGCCAGCTGGGTCTGGGTGAGGACATCATGGAGAGGAAGAAGCCAGCTCTGGTCACACTGCCAGAGATGGTGGTGCAGGTGGAAGCTGGAGGGATGCACACGGTGTGCCTCAGCCAGACTGGAAAG ATCTACACCTTTGGCTGCAACGATGAAGGTGCCCTGGGACGTGACACCTCGGCTGAAGGGTCTGAGACCTCTCCAGggctggtggagctgcaggagaaggtgGTGCAGGTGTCGGCGGGGGACAGCCACACGGCTGCGCTAACTGAGGACGGCAGGGTCTTTGTCTGGGGCTCCTTCCGG gATAATAATGGAGTGATCGGCTTGCTGGAGCCCATGAAGACAAGCTCTGTTCCTTTGCTGCTCGAGCTCGAAGCGCCTGTCGTTAAAATAGTTTCAG GAAATGATCACTTGGTGATGCTGACAGTGGATGGCAACCTGTTCACATGTGGCTGTGGTGAACAGGGCCAGCTGGGCAGAGTGCCAGCACTCTTTGCCAGCCGAGGAGGACGGAGAGGACTGC AGCGGATGCTGGTCCCCCAGCTTGTTCCTGTCAGAGGCAAAGGGAGAAGAAGCAACATGCGCTTCCAGGACGCTTTCTGCGGGGCGTATTTCACCTTCGCCGTCACTCATGAGGGACACATCTATGGATTTGGCCTCTCCAACTACCACCAGCTGG GGACTCAGGACACCGAGCCCTGCTTCTCCCCCCAGAACCTCACATGCTTCAAGAACTCCACCAAGTCTTGGGTTGGGTTCTCTGGCGGGCAGCACCACACAGTCTGCGTCGACTCTGAAG GTAAAGCCTacagcctgggcagggcagagtATGGCCGGCTGGGCCttgggacaggagcagaggagaagaGTACACCTACAGTTATCCCGGAGCTCCCCAGGATCATCTCGGTGGCCTGTGGAGCGTCAGTGGGTTATGCCGTCAGCAGTGATG GACGAGCGTTTGCCTGGGGAATGGGCACTAACTACCAGCTGGGCACCGGGGAGGAAGATGATGTCTGGAGCCCCGTGGAGATGACGGGGAAGCAGCTGGAGAACCGGCGGGTGCTGGCTGTGTCCAGTGGTGGGCAGCACACTGTGCTGCTGGTCAGTGacaaggagcagagctga